The following nucleotide sequence is from Streptomyces bathyalis.
GGTGACGGGGCAGGTGACATCAGCGCCCGCACCCCGCGAGGAAACACGCACATGCCTCTCACGTCGAAGAGCCTCCCCGAGTACTGGGACACCTACAAGCCGCACAAGGGGGACGGGACGCCGTCCGCCCCCGCTGTCGACTCGTTCGAGTGGACGCAGTACCCCGGGCACGGCCCTGGAGCGGGCTTCATCGGAGAGCCGCGCACGGCCTTGGAGTTGGGCTCAGCCGAAGGGAAGGAGGCCGTCTTCCTCGCCCGTACGGGAGTCGAGGTGACCGCGCTCGACTTCTCGCCCGCGCAGACCGCACGCGCGCGGCTGTGGTGGGAGGGCACCCCCGGGCTCTCCTTCGTCACCGCGGAGGCCTGCGACTATCTCGCGGAGACGACGGCGACGTTCGACGCAATCTTCTCGCGGTGGGGCGCCGTCTGGTTCACCGACCCCGAGCGGCTGGTGCCGCTGGTGCGCCGCCGGCTCAACCCCGGTGGTGTGCTTGCCCTTTCGCAGGCCGAGCCCATCGAGGGCTTCTACGGTCCCCAGGCGATGTACGGCAACGGCCTCAGCGGGCGCCGGCTGACGGTGCTGCGCTGGTCGTACTCCACCGAGATGTGGGCGGACCTGCTGGAGCGCAACGGCTTCACGGGCATCGACGCGTGCGTCCTGCCCGCGCCCGACCCGGACAACGTGGGGACGCTGATGGTCCGCGCGAAGGTCCCGGCCCCCGCGTCGGCGCCGACCCCGGCGCCGGCGCCCGCGAAGCGGCGTCGCCAGGCGCGTTGATCCGGTCGGCGCGTCGATCCGCGGCGTGTTGGTCCGCGGCGTGTTGGTCCGCGACGCCTGATCCGTCCTCGTCGCCGCAGCACACGGGAGCGCGGGACCGTCCCACCGACCCGGTCCGGGCGCACGGTCCGTGAGATGGCTCGCAGACGCCGCGCAGGGGAACTGCCGTGCCGAAGCGGGGCGTCCGTGTTGGCATGGAATCGCGTGAGGTCCGTGACGGGCGTGAGGGGACGGGCGCTGCCGCTGCCGGGTGCCTCGTCGCCGCTGTCGCGGCGGCGACCGGGTTCGGGGTGTGGTTCGCCGTCGCGCGCTCCGGGGTGATCGGGGGCTTCGAGGATCAGCGCGACTGGAGCCTGCTGTACATCGAACTGCCGGGCATGGTGGCCGGCTTCCCCCTGATCGCGCTGCTCACCTGGTCCCTCACGCGCGCCGTCTTCCGCGGGCGGGGCCGGCGCGGCACGCGGGCGGTGGT
It contains:
- a CDS encoding class I SAM-dependent methyltransferase, encoding MPLTSKSLPEYWDTYKPHKGDGTPSAPAVDSFEWTQYPGHGPGAGFIGEPRTALELGSAEGKEAVFLARTGVEVTALDFSPAQTARARLWWEGTPGLSFVTAEACDYLAETTATFDAIFSRWGAVWFTDPERLVPLVRRRLNPGGVLALSQAEPIEGFYGPQAMYGNGLSGRRLTVLRWSYSTEMWADLLERNGFTGIDACVLPAPDPDNVGTLMVRAKVPAPASAPTPAPAPAKRRRQAR